The uncultured Trichococcus sp. DNA segment GGAGCCGAACATATCAACGCGGATGCAGCCCTTGCAGCCGGTTATTCCGGCGAGGGAGTCAAGGTTGCCGTTTTGGACTCTGGAGTGAATTTCAACCACGCTGACCTAAGCGATAACTTCGTCTTCTCTGCAAATGAATTGGGTTATGATTTTGTTTCGGATGACTTCTTCCCTGAGGATGTTTATGGGCACGGTACCCATGTAGCAGGAATACTTGCTGCAGCGAGCAACGACTTTGGGGTTGTCGGCGTTGCGCCAAACGCACAGATCGTAGCACTCCGAGTTCTGGATAACAACGGGGAAGGTACCGCAAGCACGATCATCGAAGCGCTGCAGTGGATCCAGAATTATAATGCCGCGCATCCCGATTCACCGATACGCATCACAAACAACAGTTATGGCACCGGGGCCAATTCGTCTCAGCTTGAGGCCGCTTTTGATGTGTTGGCCAGCTCCGGGGTTCTGCATATAGGCTCGGCAGGCAATGAGGGAAGTGCTGCCGGAAATGGCAATAATGTCGGTTATCCGGCCAAATATGGATCGGTCGTAGCGGTTGCGGCTGTCGACAAAAACAATCAGCGGGCCAGTTTCTCCAGTACGGGCTCGGACGTTGAAATAGCCGCACCTGGTGTAGCCGTTCTGTCGACATGGAAAGACGGTGTCAACCTATTAGGCCCACAGCCGTTTTCCTTCGCAGGATACGCAGGCGAGTACTTCATTGAAGCAAATGGTACATCAATGGCTTCACCCCACGTTGCAGGTGTAGCGGCTTTGCTGATGTCATCTGATCCGAGCTATACTGCGGAGGAAGTCCGCAACAAAATGAATCAGACAGCATTGGATTTGGGGGATGCCGGTAAAGACAAACTATACGGGTACGGAGTCGTGGACGCTTCCTCAGCGCTGGGGATTGGGCTTGTTACGAATAAACCCCCCGTCGCGTACGACCAGACTGTTGACACAACGCAAAACACCTCTGTAGCTATCACACTCATCGCTGCAGATCCAGACGGTGATCCGCTGACCTATTCGATTGCATCAGGTCCGGCAAACGGAACAGTGAGTGGATCAGGACCAGATATCACCTATACACCAAACACTGATTTCACAGGTACGGACACCTTCACGTATGACGTGACAGACAGCGCAGGATCGACTGCCACTGCAACAGTGACCATAAATGTTGAACCTACTGTTGTTCCTACAAGGACTGTGGATGTAGTTGTCCAGATGAGCGCCACAACCAGAAAAATCAACAAAATTAATTATGTATGGGCTACAGCCAAAGTGAAGGTCATGGAAGCGGGTGCCCACGTAGCTGATGCAACTGTCACCGGCCACTGGGAAGATGCAACTACAGGTCCTGATTTTGGGAGCACCGGAAAAAGCGGAACGGTATCGTTCACGTCCGAAAAGTTAGTCCAGTCGACAGAACAAAGAACGTTCACCTTTGTTGTCGATAGTGTGGTTATAGGAGGTGTCAGCTGCAATCTTAGCGGCCAGACGACAAATTTGATAATTAAATGATAAAACATCAAGAAATTCTCTTTGCATTGAATAAGGTCGGGACTTCGGTTCCGGCCTTTTTGTCTTCCTCAAATATTGTGAAAATATATTCATTAATCTGTGAATAAAAAAAGATAATATAGCGAATTATAATGCAAGTTATTTAAAAACCAAGAAAAAGTTGAATTTCAGACAATATTTCAGAAAAACGTTATTATACAAATGCGGAAAGCGGTTTCTGTGGACTTTTTCTCGTTTGACATGTCAGGTGAACAATCTATAATGAGTGATGTTGGTTTGGATGCATTCTGATAAAGAATCTGTACAAACAACGGTAATCAGCCTGAGTCCTTTTGCTAGCTACCAGAAAAATTGCATTCAAATGCAGGCATATGTGAATCATGTCTCATAAATGAAAGCGATATTTCCGGTGTGGATAAATATAGTTACAGTATAGGTTGAACCTATCCCTGTAAAAGAGTATATCCAGTTACAGATGGCGGCTTAATTTTGAACAATACAAAAAAATCATTGTGAGGAGCGTTTATTTTGTCGAAAAAATATATACGGATTATCATTGCCGGTATGCTGTTGATGCTTGGTGTAGGGATTCCGATGAATGGGTTGGCATCGTTTTTCAAACCGGTAACAGAAGCAACCGGATTTTCAGTTTCTCAATTTAGTTTGGTGGGCAGTTTCCTTAATTTGACCGGGATTGTAGCGGTACCTTTAGTCACCAAATTTTTGCTGCCTAAAATTGGCTTGCGGAAAACATCCATCCTGGGAGGTATTTTTGGAGCGCTAGGATTCTTGCTGTTGTCCAACGGGAAATCCTTGCTTGCATTCTACTTGGGGGCAATCGTCATCGGCTTGTTCATGATGTCGTCAACAGCAATCGTTTCTGTAACGCTTGTGAATAACTGGTTCCGCAAAAGCCACGGCTTGGTTATGGGACTTGTTGCTGCATCAATCGGCTTAAGCACCGCTATCACGAGCGCAATTGTCCCGACTTTCATCCAAAATTATGGTTGGGAAAAAGGGTTCCTATTATTGGGCGGCATGTACGCTGTTGCTTTGTTCCTGGGAGCGTTCCTGTTGATCGAAAAGCCAGCTGATGTCGGCATGCTGCCTTATGGCGTGACGGAAGATTCGCTTGCAGCAGAAGCAGAGCAAGCAACGAATGATTCTTCGTCGATTGTCACCAACCAAAGAGATACGGATATGACCTATGCGCAAGCATTGCGTTCGCCGGTATTCTACTTATTGGCTTTGTCATTCGTGTGTTTCGCGATGATTTCTACATTCACCCAACAAATTCCGATTTTCTTTACGACAAAAGGCGCCACTGATGTTCAAGCAGGTATGATTTTGTCGATCGCATCCATCGTCATGATCGCGTCCAAAATCATCATGGGCATTGTCACCGACAAGCTGGGTGCAACAAAAGCTTTGTACATTTTCACGACAATCTACATCCTTGCATTCTGTATTTTTGCCGCAACGGATAACATCACGATCCTGATCGGCGCAGCGATGATTTATGCAATGAGCACAGGTGTTCCTGCCGTAATGAACCAATTAGTGACGTTTGAAGTTTTAGGAAAAAAAGAATTCACCGCCATTTGGGGCATCTTGTCGACAGCAAGCAGCCTGGGCCTAGCTTTGGGCGGCCCGCTGCTTGGTTACTTCTATGATGCAACCGGCAGCTACAACATGACAATCATCGTCAGCATCGTTTTCATGGTCGTGTGCTTAGCATCGTTCTTCTTCGCTGTAACGTTAAGAAAACGTGAGCTTAACAAAGCTTAATAGCGAATTAATAATCCAAAAAAGTTATCTCAACGAGAAGTCAAAAAATATTCAAAAGCGGAAATCCTCAAAATCAGGATTTCCGCTTTTTATTTACCCCTAAACTCAATGCTACATCGCCCCCTTATGGTAAAATAACCATATTGACTTACACGAACAGGAGGCGATCCGATGGGGTTGCAGTTTATTTTAGGCAAGGAATCGGCGGACAAGAAACAAGCGATATATGAGCGGATTGCGGGGATCATGACGAAGGAGCCGGATGCAGAGGTATTCGTGCTGGTTCCGGAGCACGCGAAGTTCGAGGCGGAGATGTCGATTTTGGAAAAGCTTTGGCAATTCGAGGCTTTCCGCGGTCAGGACATGATGGGCTCAATGAATCTGCAGACGTTCAGTTTCAGCCGGTTGGCGTGGTATCTGCTGAAGAAATCTCCGATCTTCCAACAGCAGCAATTGTCGGAAGCCGGCCTAAGCATGCTGGTGCGGAAGATTCTAATGGAAAAGGAACAGGAACTGATCCTTTTCCGCCGGGAGGCCAACAAGGAAGGCTTCATCAAGCAGCTGACTGATCTGTTTCTGGAGCTGCGCAGCGGTCGCATCGAAGAGGAGGATCTGCAGGGGATTTTGGCGAACCAAGCCGAATCCGGCAACCAAGCCGAATCCGGCAACGAGGCCGATTTCCAGCTTAAGCTGACGGAACTGAAGGACCTTTACCATGCCTTCAACGAAGCGTTGCTGGACAAGTACCTCGAAAAGGAGGTCATCCTTGAGGTGTTGGCCGGCGTCATCGAAACGCTGGACATGCAGAACACCTATGTCTTCATCAACGGTTTCTACCGTTTCACGGCCCGCGAACTGCAGATCGTCACGACGCTGCTGCGCTCTGCGAAACAGGTCACGATCACGTTGGCGTTGGACAAAGCTTACGTCGACGAACCGCCGGCTATGCATCAGCTGTTCTATACGGCCGGATCGACCTACCACACCATCTATCATTTAGCGCGCAGCCTGCGCGTTCAGGTCATGAAGGACCACTGGGTAGCGAAGGACACGGACGGCTACAAGGCTGCGCTTTTGAACCTTGAGAATTATTGGATTGCATCCACCGATGCGACCGCCAACAAAGTCCAAGGCACATTCGAGCTTCCTTCAGATCAGAAGGAAGCTATCCGGGTCTGGGGCTGCGAAACGAAGCAGGCGGAAGTTTTCCATGTGGCCAATGAAATCAAAAAACTGGTCGCCGAGGACGGCTACCGCTACAAGGATATCCTGATTTTGGCGCGGACGGTCGAAGAATACGAAACGATGGTGAAACCGGTCTTCGACAAGGACGGGATGGACGTCTTTTATGATAAGGCTGACGCCATGAAGCACCATCCGTTCATGGACTTCATCGACGCGCTGTTCCGCATCCGCAGCCATCATTGGCGCTATCCGGACATCATGCGCCTGCTGCGCACGGAACTGTTGACGCCGGCCAACCCTGACAATCCGCAAGCGCTCGAGGAAACGTCGGCAGCCGTGCTGCATTTCCGCGAACAGGTCGATGTGATCGAAAATGTATTGCTGGCATACGGCTATGAAGGCAACAGCTGGCTTTCGAAGGATGATTGGTATTTCGCGACATTTAGGGATGAGAACGGCAACAACAACCAGAGCCCCGAAGACAGAAAGATGCAGGACACATCCAACGAGGTCCGCAATTATCTGAGGGATCTGCTGCTGCCGTTTTTCCAGAAGATGGCCAAGGTCAAAACCGGCCGGGAAGCAGCGAGGAACCTGTATAATTTCCTGATCGCCGCCAAAGTCGACAAACAGATGCTCTTCTGGCGCGATGAAGCCTTGGCGCAGGGGGACCTGATCCAAGCGCGGCAGCAGGAACAGATTTGGAAAGTTTTCCTGAATCTGTTGGACGAATACGTCGAAATTCTGGGGGACAGCCCTTTCCAAGCGGCGGCTTTCCATGAAATCCTTTTGACCGGTTTCCAGAATGCAACTTTCAGCCTGGTGCCGCCGAGCATCGATCAGGTCGTCTTCTCGAGCATCGAGGGGGCGCGATTCGAGCCGGCGAAGGTGGTCTTCCTGATGGGGATGACCCAGGACCAATTGCCCGCGCAGAAAGAGAATAAATCTTTGCTGACGGAAGAGGACCGCGAGCGGCTCAGCGGTTCGTTGAATAATAATGAAGAGAAATACCTGCACCCGACAACCGCTGAATCGATGGCCGCTGAACCGTATGTGGCCTACCAGGCTTTCCTTTCGGGGACGGAAAAGCTCATTTTCAGCTATCCGATGAGTGCGGACGACAGCAAGAAATCGCCGAAGATTTCGCCTTATGTGTCGCGCGTAGTAAATGCGCTGCAGATCCCTGTCGAAATCAAACACCAGGACATTGCCGATGCGGAGGATACGACGGCCTTCCTCGGCAGCAAACAACAGAACATCAGCCAGCTTGTCCATCTCTTGCGCCATCAGCGCGCGACGAATGAGCCGGTGCCGACGCTATGGAAATACATCTTGGCGTACATCTCCAAGGATCCACAAGCCAAACGGATTATGCAGCAGGTCTTCGCCAGCCTCTGGCACAAGAATGTGCCGAGCAAGCTGACGGCGCCGGTAGCCGAACAGCTCTACGGGAAAGACCTGTATCTGTCGGTCTCGCAACTCGAGCGCTATTTCGAAGATCCGTACAGCCACTTCCTGCAATACGGCCTGAAGCTCAAGGAACGGGCGAAATACGAGCTGTCCGCTGCCGGCACGGGCGAATTTTTCCATGAAGCCTTGGAACAGATCGTTAACCAGCTGAAGAGCAGGCTCATCGATACCGCTGACCTGAGCGAGGAGACGGTCAAGCAGATTGCCGATGCCGTTCTGAATAATCTCTACGGGAGCGAGAAGTACCAGATTCTGATGACGTCGAACCGGATGGCCTTCATCCGCGACCAATTGGGAGAAACGATCCAGAAGATGGCTTGGGTGCTCAACCAGCACAGCCGGCGGACGGCGCTGAAGAACATCCGCACCGAAGCCGTCTTCGGGCAAATGGGCGGCGAACAGATGCTGGACGGACTCGACATGCCGCTGAACAACGGCGGCACCCTGCATATCCGCGGGAAAATCGACCGGATCGATCTAGTCGATGCCGGGGAAGCGAATTACCTGACCATCCTCGACTACAAATCGAGCGCGCACAGTTTCAATTTCTCCGACGCCTACTACGGGTTGGCGATGCAGATGATCACCTATCTGGATGTGGCCTTGTTGAATGCCGACAAGTTGCTGGCTGGGAAGACCTTGCCGGCAGGTGCTTTCTATCTGCACGTCAAGAACCCGTTCATCAAGCAGAACAGTTTCATGACGCTCGAGGATTACCAGAAGACGATCATCACCGATTACAAGCTGAAAGGGCTGTTGCTGAACGACACGGCCGTTTTGGATCTGATCGATCCGGCTGTCGAAAGCGGTCAGGCTTCGGAAATCTTCACTTTTAAAAAACTGAAGGCCGGCAATCTGGGCAAAAATGACGATTTGATCACACTGGATGATTTCAACCACCTGATCGCCAAGAACCGGGCCAACATGGTGGAGGCCGGCGAGAAAATCCTCTCCGGCGACCTGAAACTCGACCCGATCAAGGAACGGCCATACACGCCGACCGTCAGCGGGCCCTACCGCGCCATCTCGCAGTTCGACAACACCTTGCCGGAGAACCGTTACCGCAAATACATCAAGTTGACGAAGGAAGATGTCCTTTCGAAGATTAAGCAAGAACTCGACGAGAACAATCAAGAATCCAACGAGGAAGGGGAGGAGCAATGATGACGGGCATACCGGCACGCACACCCAATGAAAAATTCACGGAAACGCAATGGCAATCGATCTACCAGACCGGGGACAACATCCTCGTCTCCGCCTCGGCAGGCTCAGGAAAAACGACCGTCCTGATTCAGCGCATCATCGAAAAAGTGAAGGGCGGAACGAACGTCGATGAGCTGTTGGTCGTGACCTTCACCGAATCCGCCGCCAAGGGAATGAAGGAGCGGATGACGGGAGCCATCCAGACCGCCATCAACGAAGCGCAGTCGCAGGAGCAATACCTGCACCTGATCAAGCAGCTTTCGCTGATGCCGCAGGCGAACATCTCGACGATCCACGCCTTCTGCCTGAAGGTCATCCAGCGCTATTTCTATCTGATCGATCTGGATCCAGTCTTCCGCTTGTTGGCGGACACGATCGAGGTCGAACTGCTGAAGGAGGACGTCTGGGAGGAGGTCAAGGAGGAGCTTTACGGAGAGCCGGCTACGCACTTCAAGAATCTGGCCAAGGCCTACTCGAAGGACCGCAGCGACGACGATCTGATGAAGCTGATCTTTTCGCTCTATGATTTTTCGCGCGCGAATCCGATCCCTTACCGATGGCTGGATTCCTTACCGTCTTTGTACAACACCGAAGACGGATTGACGAACAGCGTGCTCTATCAGGAATTGCTGAAGCCGCAGCTGCTGAGCCTGATCGAAGGCATCCGCTACGACATCGAACAAGCGCGGCATCTGGCGGGGCAAGATGTGGAGACGGCTGCCCAGCGCGAAATTTTTGAAACGGAACAGGGCTATGCCGACCGCCTGTTGGAAGCTGTCCAGCAGGATGACTACGAATTGGCCTACACGATTGCGAACGAACAAGTGCAGTTTGCGCGTTGGCCGAGTGCTAAGAAGGCCGATGCGGATGAAGTGAAGGACCAAAAAGCGCTGCTGAAAAACCTGCGCGACAAATACAAAAAGGATTTCGCCGCGTTGAGCGCGCAGTACCTCAATAGACCGCTTACGGAACAGGAGGAAGTGCTGCGGGGCATCCATCCCTATGCCGAAGAGATGGCCCGGGTGACGAAACGCTTTTCCGAAGCCTATTGGGAGCGGAAATTAGACGACAATGTGCTTGATTTCAATGACCTGGAGCACCTGACGCTGCAGATTCTGGCGCCGATCGCCGAGGATGGGGAGCGCAAGATGAGCGACGCGAGCGCTTATTACCGCAACAAATTCGCGGAAGTGCTGATCGACGAATACCAGGATGTGAACCAGTTGCAGGAGAGCATCCTCTATTGGGTGACACGCCATCAGCCGGAAACCGAGAACTTGTTCATGGTTGGGGATGTCAAACAGTCCATCTACGCCTTCCGCTTGGCCGATCCGAGCCTGTTCCTGCGCAAATATGCGGCCTTTGCCGATAAAAACGGCGGGGAACGGATCATTCTGGCGGAAAACTTCCGGTCGCGCGCAGAGGTCATCGATTTCACGAATTTCATCTTTGAGCAATTGATGGACGAAAAAGTCGGCCAGATGGACTACGACGAAGCCGCGAAGCTCCAGGCCGGCAACAAATCCTTCCCTGAGAGCGAGCGCAACCAGACGGAGCTGCTGATCTACCTGTCGGAGAATGCCGACAATGACGAGGAAGCCCTCACGCCGGAGAACGATCTTGAAGCCGACCTGACGATCGACGACAAGACAGCCGGGGAGGTCACGATGGTCGCGCAGAAAATCAAGGCGCTGATCGACGAGAAGTTCCTGATCTACGACAAGAAGACCAAGGAAGAACGGCCACTATCCTACCGGGACATCGTGCTGTTGACGCCGACGAAGAAGAACAACCTCGTCATCCTGGAGATCTTCAAGGATTTCCAGATACCGGTCATCCTGAACGACACGGAAAGCTATTTCCAGCGCACCGAAGTTTCGATCATCCTTTCCTTGTTGAAGGTGATCGACAATCCGCGCCAGGATATCCCGCTTGCGGCAGTGCTGCGTTCGCCGATCGTCGGTTTGGACGAAAAGCAGCTGGCGCTGATCCGCATCCAGCAAAAGAACGGCGATTTCTACGAAGCCGTGCAACATTTCATCAAAATCTGCGAAGCAACTGAAATCGACCAGACTGCGGAAATCAAGGACGCGCACAGCAAGTTGGCGCTGTTCATGGGACGCTTGCTCGAATGGCGCAACACAGCCAGACGGAGCAGCCTCGTCACTTTGATCTGGACTATCTACAACGATACACACTTCCTTGACTACGTCGGCGGAATGGTCGCCGGCAAACAGCGGACGGCCAACCTGCACGCACTCTACGAGCGGGCCAAAAAATACGAGGAAACGAACTACAAAGGGCTGTTCCAATTCATCCGCTTCATCGAGAAGATCCAGCAGCGCGACAAGGATTTGGCGGAGCCGACTTCCTTCAGCGACGACGAGGATGCTGTAAGGGTCATGACTATCCACGCCAGCAAAGGCCTGGAGTTCCCGGTCGTCTTCCTGATGGATCTGTCGAAGCGGTTCAACCTGAGCGATACGCAAAGCAAATACATCTTCTCGGAAACGTTTGGACTCGGAACTGATTATTTCGACGTCCAGCAACGGGTTCAGTATCCGTCCTTGGCGCGCCAAGCGTTGGCGATCGAAAAGAAAAAGAAATTGCTGGCGGAAGAGATGCGCAAGCTCTATGTGGCCCTGACCCGCGCCGAACAGAAACTGTTCCTGGTCGGTTCCTACAAATCCGAAGAGAAACTTTGGGCCGATTGGCAAGTGGCCGACGGAACAAGCGGGAAACTGCTGCCGGATTACCTGCGGCTGCAAGCCAGCTCGATGATGAAATGGCTCGGCATGTGCCTGTACCGGCACGAGGACGCCGAGAACGACCATTTCCACAAGGAATACCGGGGCGAACTGACGCACTATCCGGTACACTTCAGCATCCAGACTTTCCGCGAGGAAGACCTGTTGTCCTACATTCCGGTCGCCATGGAGGAAATCAACGAATCGCAGTGGAAGGACGAAATCGAGCAGATGGCGTCCGCCAACGTCGAAACGCATGAGCATTCTTTGGCTGAAGAGATGAAGCTGGCCGTTGCCCTGATGGAGGCGCAGTATCCCCACGAAGCGGCAACGACAACCACCAGCTACCAGTCCGTTTCCGAAATCAAGCGACTGTTCGAAGATCCGGACGAAAGTCATATGCTGAAGCTGGATCTTTCCGACACCAAACGGGTCTCCCGCTATGTGGAGCCCGAGTTCCCGCGTCCGCGTTTCATGCAGGAGACGGTGATGCCGAACAGCGCCGAAATCGGTACCGCGACGCATTTCGTGATGCAGTCCGTGGATCTCGAAAAAGAAATCACCGCAGCCTATGTGGCGCAGCTGTTGCTTGAATTGGTAGGGGATGGGCTGCTGGAGCAGGCTGTCGCTGAGAAGCTCGATGCGGAACAGATCGCCAAGTTCTTCGAAACCGATTTGGGACAGGAAATCCAAGCGAACGCGGACAGGGTGAGACGGGAAATGCCGTTCTCATTGCTGATTCCGGCCAGCAGGATCTTCACTGAGATGCCGGAAGACTCAGCAGACAATCTGCTGATCCACGGTATCATCGACGGCTTCATCGAGTACGACGATCACATCGTCCTCTACGACTTCAAGACCGATTTCGTGGGCGACAGCGCCCCGGTATTGCCCGAGAACATCGTCGACAAGTACCGCGGACAGATGAACCTGTACAAAAAGGGCCTCGAAACCATCCGTCAGAAACCGGTCAGCGCGGCATACATCGCGTTGCTTTCGAACCATACGAATGTGGTTGTCTGATTACGGCGGTATGTAATTGAACGACAAAAAGAAGGTGCAGCACACTTGGTTTTCGCCAAGTGTGCTGCACCTTTTTTGATACCATGAAGTGCGGGGTGGGGCGCG contains these protein-coding regions:
- a CDS encoding S8 family serine peptidase, giving the protein MASQSSSEAAATPNNSADFQDVIVRFKDKPGQAELHAFKGLGGEVSNVFTIIPAVSGRLPAKAIEALKNNPQVEVVEPDYLVQALEYSAENELGNSWGAEHINADAALAAGYSGEGVKVAVLDSGVNFNHADLSDNFVFSANELGYDFVSDDFFPEDVYGHGTHVAGILAAASNDFGVVGVAPNAQIVALRVLDNNGEGTASTIIEALQWIQNYNAAHPDSPIRITNNSYGTGANSSQLEAAFDVLASSGVLHIGSAGNEGSAAGNGNNVGYPAKYGSVVAVAAVDKNNQRASFSSTGSDVEIAAPGVAVLSTWKDGVNLLGPQPFSFAGYAGEYFIEANGTSMASPHVAGVAALLMSSDPSYTAEEVRNKMNQTALDLGDAGKDKLYGYGVVDASSALGIGLVTNKPPVAYDQTVDTTQNTSVAITLIAADPDGDPLTYSIASGPANGTVSGSGPDITYTPNTDFTGTDTFTYDVTDSAGSTATATVTINVEPTVVPTRTVDVVVQMSATTRKINKINYVWATAKVKVMEAGAHVADATVTGHWEDATTGPDFGSTGKSGTVSFTSEKLVQSTEQRTFTFVVDSVVIGGVSCNLSGQTTNLIIK
- a CDS encoding MFS transporter; the encoded protein is MSKKYIRIIIAGMLLMLGVGIPMNGLASFFKPVTEATGFSVSQFSLVGSFLNLTGIVAVPLVTKFLLPKIGLRKTSILGGIFGALGFLLLSNGKSLLAFYLGAIVIGLFMMSSTAIVSVTLVNNWFRKSHGLVMGLVAASIGLSTAITSAIVPTFIQNYGWEKGFLLLGGMYAVALFLGAFLLIEKPADVGMLPYGVTEDSLAAEAEQATNDSSSIVTNQRDTDMTYAQALRSPVFYLLALSFVCFAMISTFTQQIPIFFTTKGATDVQAGMILSIASIVMIASKIIMGIVTDKLGATKALYIFTTIYILAFCIFAATDNITILIGAAMIYAMSTGVPAVMNQLVTFEVLGKKEFTAIWGILSTASSLGLALGGPLLGYFYDATGSYNMTIIVSIVFMVVCLASFFFAVTLRKRELNKA
- the addA gene encoding helicase-exonuclease AddAB subunit AddA, which translates into the protein MMTGIPARTPNEKFTETQWQSIYQTGDNILVSASAGSGKTTVLIQRIIEKVKGGTNVDELLVVTFTESAAKGMKERMTGAIQTAINEAQSQEQYLHLIKQLSLMPQANISTIHAFCLKVIQRYFYLIDLDPVFRLLADTIEVELLKEDVWEEVKEELYGEPATHFKNLAKAYSKDRSDDDLMKLIFSLYDFSRANPIPYRWLDSLPSLYNTEDGLTNSVLYQELLKPQLLSLIEGIRYDIEQARHLAGQDVETAAQREIFETEQGYADRLLEAVQQDDYELAYTIANEQVQFARWPSAKKADADEVKDQKALLKNLRDKYKKDFAALSAQYLNRPLTEQEEVLRGIHPYAEEMARVTKRFSEAYWERKLDDNVLDFNDLEHLTLQILAPIAEDGERKMSDASAYYRNKFAEVLIDEYQDVNQLQESILYWVTRHQPETENLFMVGDVKQSIYAFRLADPSLFLRKYAAFADKNGGERIILAENFRSRAEVIDFTNFIFEQLMDEKVGQMDYDEAAKLQAGNKSFPESERNQTELLIYLSENADNDEEALTPENDLEADLTIDDKTAGEVTMVAQKIKALIDEKFLIYDKKTKEERPLSYRDIVLLTPTKKNNLVILEIFKDFQIPVILNDTESYFQRTEVSIILSLLKVIDNPRQDIPLAAVLRSPIVGLDEKQLALIRIQQKNGDFYEAVQHFIKICEATEIDQTAEIKDAHSKLALFMGRLLEWRNTARRSSLVTLIWTIYNDTHFLDYVGGMVAGKQRTANLHALYERAKKYEETNYKGLFQFIRFIEKIQQRDKDLAEPTSFSDDEDAVRVMTIHASKGLEFPVVFLMDLSKRFNLSDTQSKYIFSETFGLGTDYFDVQQRVQYPSLARQALAIEKKKKLLAEEMRKLYVALTRAEQKLFLVGSYKSEEKLWADWQVADGTSGKLLPDYLRLQASSMMKWLGMCLYRHEDAENDHFHKEYRGELTHYPVHFSIQTFREEDLLSYIPVAMEEINESQWKDEIEQMASANVETHEHSLAEEMKLAVALMEAQYPHEAATTTTSYQSVSEIKRLFEDPDESHMLKLDLSDTKRVSRYVEPEFPRPRFMQETVMPNSAEIGTATHFVMQSVDLEKEITAAYVAQLLLELVGDGLLEQAVAEKLDAEQIAKFFETDLGQEIQANADRVRREMPFSLLIPASRIFTEMPEDSADNLLIHGIIDGFIEYDDHIVLYDFKTDFVGDSAPVLPENIVDKYRGQMNLYKKGLETIRQKPVSAAYIALLSNHTNVVV
- a CDS encoding PD-(D/E)XK nuclease family protein, which gives rise to MGLQFILGKESADKKQAIYERIAGIMTKEPDAEVFVLVPEHAKFEAEMSILEKLWQFEAFRGQDMMGSMNLQTFSFSRLAWYLLKKSPIFQQQQLSEAGLSMLVRKILMEKEQELILFRREANKEGFIKQLTDLFLELRSGRIEEEDLQGILANQAESGNQAESGNEADFQLKLTELKDLYHAFNEALLDKYLEKEVILEVLAGVIETLDMQNTYVFINGFYRFTARELQIVTTLLRSAKQVTITLALDKAYVDEPPAMHQLFYTAGSTYHTIYHLARSLRVQVMKDHWVAKDTDGYKAALLNLENYWIASTDATANKVQGTFELPSDQKEAIRVWGCETKQAEVFHVANEIKKLVAEDGYRYKDILILARTVEEYETMVKPVFDKDGMDVFYDKADAMKHHPFMDFIDALFRIRSHHWRYPDIMRLLRTELLTPANPDNPQALEETSAAVLHFREQVDVIENVLLAYGYEGNSWLSKDDWYFATFRDENGNNNQSPEDRKMQDTSNEVRNYLRDLLLPFFQKMAKVKTGREAARNLYNFLIAAKVDKQMLFWRDEALAQGDLIQARQQEQIWKVFLNLLDEYVEILGDSPFQAAAFHEILLTGFQNATFSLVPPSIDQVVFSSIEGARFEPAKVVFLMGMTQDQLPAQKENKSLLTEEDRERLSGSLNNNEEKYLHPTTAESMAAEPYVAYQAFLSGTEKLIFSYPMSADDSKKSPKISPYVSRVVNALQIPVEIKHQDIADAEDTTAFLGSKQQNISQLVHLLRHQRATNEPVPTLWKYILAYISKDPQAKRIMQQVFASLWHKNVPSKLTAPVAEQLYGKDLYLSVSQLERYFEDPYSHFLQYGLKLKERAKYELSAAGTGEFFHEALEQIVNQLKSRLIDTADLSEETVKQIADAVLNNLYGSEKYQILMTSNRMAFIRDQLGETIQKMAWVLNQHSRRTALKNIRTEAVFGQMGGEQMLDGLDMPLNNGGTLHIRGKIDRIDLVDAGEANYLTILDYKSSAHSFNFSDAYYGLAMQMITYLDVALLNADKLLAGKTLPAGAFYLHVKNPFIKQNSFMTLEDYQKTIITDYKLKGLLLNDTAVLDLIDPAVESGQASEIFTFKKLKAGNLGKNDDLITLDDFNHLIAKNRANMVEAGEKILSGDLKLDPIKERPYTPTVSGPYRAISQFDNTLPENRYRKYIKLTKEDVLSKIKQELDENNQESNEEGEEQ